From a single Nymphaea colorata isolate Beijing-Zhang1983 chromosome 4, ASM883128v2, whole genome shotgun sequence genomic region:
- the LOC126409983 gene encoding uncharacterized protein LOC126409983 — MSDGWTDTRSRTLVNFLVYCTKGTMFLKSLDLSGVPKTTETLFNVFDNVVQEVGPANIVQFITDNAANYRAAEDLLFQKYRKFYWSPCATHCVNLMLQDLNEMHDMKSAIDQCQKVTKFICNHAYVLSLMRKFTKRVELIRPAQTRFATNVLTVESVVKQRTPLRQMFASEEWAAYPHAHKRNASLVVDIVFNNEFWESCVKLLKVCVPLVKVLRLADSDDRLSIGYLKGNLLSIDKAKAAIRDNLKGKKKLYMPIWKIIDKRWTGQLHQPLHAATYYLNPAIRFSPTFKKDREVLGGLLDYINVLVADSREQDVVHNELDVYDTCFRNRGQPVTIRARTTMRPGKYIEIFNLLCICYI, encoded by the coding sequence atgtcagatggatggactgatacaaggtcaagaacacttgtaaattttcttgtttattgcactaaaggtacaatgttcttgaaatctcttgacttgtctggTGTTCCTAAGACTACTGAGactttgttcaatgtttttgataatgtcgtacaagaagttggacctgcaaacattgtacagtttattacagataatgctgcaaattatagagctgcggaagatttgttatttcaaaagtatagaaaattttattggagtccatgtgccactcattgtgttaatctaatgcttcaagatcttaatgagatgcatgatatgaaatcagccattgaccaatgtcaaaaggtaacaaaatttatctgtaatcatgcatatgtattgagtttgatgagaaagtttacaaaaagagttgaattaatacgacctgcacaaactagatttgccacaaatgtattgactgtggagagtgtggtgaaacaaagaactcctttgaggcagatgttcgctagtgaagaatgggctgcatatccacatgctcataaaagaaatgcttctttagttgtggatattgtattcaataacgaattttgggaatcatgtgtgaagctattgaaggtttgtgttccattagttaaagtTCTCAGGTTAGCTGACAGCGATGATAGACTTTCAATAGGGTACTTGAAAGGCAACTTACTATCTATTGATAAAGCAAAAgcggcaattcgagacaacttgaaaggaaagaaaaagttatatatgcccatatggaagattatagataaaaggtggactggacagcttcatcaacctcttcatgcagcaacttactatctaaatcctgcaattagattttctcctacatttaagaaggacagagaagtcttaGGTGGTTTGTTGGATTATATTAACGTGTTAGTGGCAGATTCTAGAGAACAAGatgttgtgcacaatgagttggatgtATATGATACTTGTTTTCGGAACAGGGGACAACCTGTCACcattcgagccaggacaaccatgcgtccaggtaaatacatagaaatttttaatttactttgcatttgttacatttga